The DNA region CCCATCACCGTAAACCGTGATGGGGAGTTTTTTTTGCGCCCTCTCGCTGAAAATGCTGATGACACCGGAATAAGGCGATGAAGGGTCCTGACGGGGTCCGTAAATATTGAAGAACCGCAGGATGACCGGTTCGAGACCGTGTTGGCGTCGGTAGAAATCGAGGAAATGTTCGCTGGCCAGCTTGTCGGCGGCATACGGGGTCAGCGGATTCTTGGGCGTGTCCTCGGTAATTGCCATGCCCTCGCCATTGTTGCCATAGATCGCCGCACTGGACGCGTAAACCACCCGTCTAACGCCAGCCTCGCGCATGGCTTCGCAGATATTCAGCGTACCGATGAAGTTGCTTTGGTGAGTCGCGATCGGGTCATCGACCGACGCCTGCACCGAGGCCACCGCCGCCAGATGCACCACCGCGCTGCAGTCTTTCATCGCCCGCTCCACCGTCGGCGCGTCGGCGACATCCCCCACCACCAGGGTCAAATGGCAGCGATCAATCGGCAGGTTCGACAGTTTCCCACTGGAAAGATCGTCCAGAACCCGAACGCTATAACCGCT from Pseudomonas sp. ACM7 includes:
- a CDS encoding NAD-dependent epimerase/dehydratase family protein: MTADRILVTGGAGFIGSHLVEALLESGYSVRVLDDLSSGKLSNLPIDRCHLTLVVGDVADAPTVERAMKDCSAVVHLAAVASVQASVDDPIATHQSNFIGTLNICEAMREAGVRRVVYASSAAIYGNNGEGMAITEDTPKNPLTPYAADKLASEHFLDFYRRQHGLEPVILRFFNIYGPRQDPSSPYSGVISIFSERAQKKLPITVYGDGEQTRDFVYVDDLVKVLVQAVGESEPIIEPVNVGFNRSTSVNELAATLSELLGRSLTLNYDAPRSGDIKHSRADNSRLLERFSLKSPTCFAEGLGQLLRSIDSGGR